In a single window of the Arvicanthis niloticus isolate mArvNil1 unplaced genomic scaffold, mArvNil1.pat.X S10, whole genome shotgun sequence genome:
- the LOC117696041 gene encoding PRAME family member 12-like, with amino-acid sequence MSFRAPPTLQQLARRSLLKDEALAISALENLPLHFFPPLFKDAFTSKPPNILRQMVAAWPFPCLPLKALKKTLHLESFKAVLDGLDLLMARKDRPKRCKLQVLDLRDAHLDFWKGWAGRQHMDCSPDVVGTNQAMGNHPIPDKKQPMTVLMNHFFTYHHPSNYLKYFYQWAKQRKDVIQVICKKLEFQDYPTCDPRDVLEVFDTDSIQEVEIRTQWDIHTLALLAPGLGQMKNLQKLTFKEIYVPVHLSGDLEMEACFTEIFSQFSKLNKLQHLYLNDVSFLNGRLDQVLRFLESPLETLAITHCLLSQSDMNYLSQCPSIQKLQHLDLSGVTFVHLNDAFPGSLLQRLTATLQTLKLKGCMIMDSQMSALLPALSQCSQLTEVNFGKNVLSMGSLKKLLQHTANLTKLTLVKYPPPDEIYNNMGLLPDRFIQLYSELMDTVPNIRQPKQVCSVINMSRLLGSL; translated from the exons ATGAGCTTCAGGGCCCCACCAACACTCCAGCAGCTGGCAAGAAGAAGCCTGCTGAAAGATGAAGCCTTGGCTATCTCTGCTCTGGAGAACCTGCCCTTGCATttcttcccaccactcttcaaGGATGCATTTACCAGCAAACCACCTAACATCCTGAGGCAGATGGTGGCAGCATGGCCCTTCCCCTGCCTACCTTTAAAAGCCCTGAAGAAGACTCTCCACCTGGAGTCTTTCAAAGCTGTGCTAGATGGCCTTGATTTGCTGATGGCACGAAAGGATCGACCCAA GAGGTGCAAACTACAAGTGCTTGATTTACGAGATGCCCACCTCGACTTCTGGAAGGGTTGGGCTGGAAGACAGCATATGGACTGCTCTCCGGATGTCGTTGGCACCAACCAAGCTATGGGAAATCATCCCATTCCAGACAAGAAACAGCCAATGACTGTATTGATGAATCATTTCTTCACATACCACCATCCCTCTAATTATCTAAAGTATTTTTATCAGTGGGCCAAGCAGAGGAAAGATGTGATACAGGTCATCTGTAAGAAGTTAGAGTTTCAGGACTATCCTACCTGTGACCCACGGGATGTTTTGGAGGTTTTTGATACAGACTCAATCCAGGAAGTAGAAATAAGGACACAGTGGGACATTCACACACTAGCACTGCTAGCCCCTGGCCTGGGCCAGATGAAAAACCTTCAGAAACTCACTTTCAAGGAAATCTATGTACCTGTGCATTTGTCTGGGGACCTAGAGATGGAAGCCTGTTTTACAGAGATCTTTTCCCAGTTCTCCAAACTGAATAAGCTCCAGCATCTCTATTTGAATGATGTCTCCTTCCTGAATGGTCGACTAGACCAAGTGCTCAG GTTTTTGGAGAGTCCATTAGAGACGCTTGCTATCACTCACTGCTTGCTGTCACAATCAGATATGAACTACCTGTCCCAGTGTCCAAGCATCCAGAAGCTCCAACACCTGGACCTGAGTGGTGTCACCTTCGTACATTTAAATGATGCATTTCCAGGAAGCCTGTTACAAAGACTGACAGCCACTTTGCAGACATTAAAACTGAAGGGCTGTATGATCATGGACTCGCAAATGAGTGCCCTCCTGCCTGCGCTGAGCCAGTGTTCCCAGCTCACCGAAGTCAATTTTGGGAAGAATGTCTTGTCCATGGGCAGCCTGAAGAAGCTGCTGCAGCATACTGCCAACCTCACAAAGCTGACCCTGGTGAAGTACCCTCCCCCAGATGAGATCTATAATAACATGGGTCTTCTTCCAGACAGATTTATACAACTTTATTCTGAGCTTATGGACACTGTCCCGAATATAAGGCAGCCAAAACAGGTCTGCTCTGTAATTAATATGTCTAGATTGTTAGGCTCTTTATAA